One Streptomyces coeruleorubidus DNA segment encodes these proteins:
- a CDS encoding flavin reductase family protein, whose amino-acid sequence MSPLATTPTDPAVLRQAFGCFPSGVTALCALDSGTPVGMAASTFTPVSLRPPLVSVCVQDTSSTWPKLRKQGRLGLSVLAEGQDLVCRSLAGKDRDRFADVDWEASEEGSVYIHGAGLWLDCSVHAELPGGDHTIVLLEIHALSAEPDREPLVFHGSRFRRLAA is encoded by the coding sequence ATGAGCCCGCTCGCGACGACACCGACGGATCCTGCCGTGCTGCGCCAGGCGTTCGGCTGCTTCCCGTCCGGGGTGACAGCCCTGTGCGCACTTGATTCGGGTACGCCGGTGGGCATGGCCGCGAGTACGTTCACTCCGGTGTCCCTTCGACCGCCTCTGGTGTCGGTCTGCGTCCAGGACACCTCGTCTACCTGGCCGAAGCTGCGCAAGCAGGGCCGCCTGGGCCTGAGCGTCCTGGCCGAGGGACAGGACCTGGTCTGCCGTTCGCTGGCCGGCAAGGACCGGGACCGGTTCGCGGATGTCGACTGGGAGGCATCCGAGGAGGGCAGCGTGTACATCCACGGTGCCGGCCTCTGGCTGGACTGCTCGGTCCACGCCGAGCTGCCCGGAGGCGACCACACGATCGTCCTGCTGGAGATCCACGCCCTGAGTGCCGAACCCGACCGGGAGCCACTGGTGTTCCACGGCAGCCGGTTCCGCCGTCTGGCCGCTTGA
- a CDS encoding electron transfer flavoprotein subunit alpha/FixB family protein, whose amino-acid sequence MPDVLVLVDHDGARVHKSTYELLTGARRLGDPAAVVVGTPGTAARLKDPLARHGATSVYAAESPEADEFLSTPAVDALEIAVREVSPAAVLVSATTDGKEVAGRLAARLDAGLLVDAVDVDPAGVATQVVFGGSYTVRSQVTHGLPVIAVRPGSFEPEERPVNAGERQLALPPVGRAASARITARRAVLAGDRPELTGATVVVSGGRGVGGADGFKVVEELADVLGGAVGASRAAVDAGYYPHQYQVGQTGKSVSPQLYIALGISGAIQHLAGMQTSKTIVAVNKDPEAPILDLADYAVVGDLFAVAPQLAREVAARREAG is encoded by the coding sequence ATGCCCGATGTCCTCGTCCTCGTCGACCACGACGGGGCACGCGTCCACAAGTCCACGTACGAACTCCTCACCGGCGCACGGCGGTTGGGCGACCCGGCCGCAGTCGTCGTGGGAACCCCCGGCACTGCGGCCCGCCTCAAGGATCCCCTCGCCCGTCATGGCGCCACGAGCGTCTACGCGGCCGAATCCCCCGAAGCGGACGAGTTTCTCTCCACGCCGGCCGTCGACGCCCTGGAAATCGCGGTCCGAGAGGTCTCCCCGGCCGCCGTTCTGGTCTCCGCGACGACGGACGGCAAGGAGGTGGCCGGGCGTCTCGCCGCACGGCTGGACGCGGGGCTGCTGGTCGACGCGGTCGACGTGGACCCGGCCGGCGTGGCCACCCAGGTCGTCTTCGGCGGGTCGTACACCGTGCGCTCACAGGTCACCCACGGTCTGCCGGTGATCGCCGTGCGGCCGGGCTCCTTCGAGCCGGAGGAGCGTCCCGTCAATGCGGGGGAGCGGCAACTCGCCCTGCCACCGGTCGGCCGTGCGGCATCCGCCCGCATCACCGCCCGGCGAGCCGTGCTCGCGGGCGACCGCCCCGAGCTCACCGGGGCGACCGTCGTCGTGTCCGGCGGACGCGGTGTCGGGGGAGCGGACGGCTTCAAGGTGGTGGAGGAACTGGCCGACGTCCTGGGCGGAGCGGTGGGCGCCTCACGTGCCGCGGTCGACGCCGGCTATTACCCGCACCAGTACCAGGTGGGGCAGACCGGCAAGTCCGTCTCCCCGCAGCTGTACATCGCCCTGGGCATCTCAGGGGCCATCCAGCACCTCGCCGGCATGCAGACCTCCAAGACGATCGTCGCGGTCAACAAGGATCCCGAGGCGCCGATCCTCGACCTGGCCGACTACGCCGTGGTGGGCGACCTGTTCGCCGTGGCCCCCCAGCTGGCCCGGGAAGTGGCCGCCCGCAGGGAGGCCGGTTGA
- a CDS encoding electron transfer flavoprotein subunit beta/FixA family protein produces MNIVVLVKQVPDTAAERTLSEADHTLDRENADLVLDEINERAAEEALTLKETAGAEVTVVSMGPDSALDAIRKVLAMGADRGIHICDDRLRGADLVTTAKVLAAAVRTVKDVALVLAGNATTDGQSSAVPAIVADLLGLPQLTHARELTVDAGRVRAERETDNGEATLDAPLPALVSVTEKINEPRYPSFKGIMAAKKKPVETVGLDDLFPDADGTGLLTTRTHVVEAVPRPARGVGIRVTDDGSAGRRLVDYLIAQKLV; encoded by the coding sequence GTGAACATCGTCGTACTCGTCAAGCAGGTTCCGGACACCGCTGCCGAGCGCACCCTGTCCGAGGCCGACCACACCCTCGACCGCGAGAACGCCGACCTCGTCCTGGACGAGATCAACGAGCGGGCCGCGGAGGAGGCCCTGACGCTGAAGGAGACGGCGGGCGCCGAGGTCACCGTCGTGTCCATGGGACCCGACTCCGCACTCGATGCCATCCGCAAGGTCCTGGCGATGGGCGCCGACCGCGGCATCCACATCTGCGACGACAGGCTCCGGGGCGCCGACCTCGTGACCACGGCGAAGGTGCTGGCAGCCGCCGTGCGGACGGTGAAGGACGTCGCCCTGGTACTCGCGGGCAACGCGACGACCGACGGACAGTCGAGCGCGGTCCCCGCCATCGTCGCGGACCTGCTCGGCCTGCCGCAGCTGACGCATGCCAGGGAGCTGACCGTGGACGCGGGGCGGGTACGCGCGGAGCGCGAGACCGACAACGGCGAGGCGACGCTTGACGCACCGCTGCCCGCGCTGGTCAGCGTCACCGAGAAGATCAACGAACCCCGCTACCCCTCCTTCAAGGGGATCATGGCCGCCAAGAAGAAACCGGTGGAGACGGTCGGCCTCGACGACCTGTTCCCCGACGCGGACGGCACCGGGCTCCTCACGACCCGCACCCACGTCGTGGAGGCCGTCCCGCGTCCGGCACGGGGCGTCGGAATCCGTGTCACGGACGACGGCTCGGCCGGCCGACGACTCGTCGACTACCTGATCGCCCAGAAGCTCGTCTGA
- a CDS encoding acyl-CoA dehydrogenase family protein, whose protein sequence is MSGKPLKNPLDLLDIAFVLTDEEREIQATVGRFLADRVRPHIGEWFENAHFARELAPELGKLGVLGMHLEGYGCAGTNAVGYGLACLELEAADSGFRSFVSVQGSLSMFSIWKWGSEEQKLQWLPRLAAGEAIGCFGLTEPDFGSNPSGMRTRAVRDGDDWILNGSKMWITNGGIADVATVWAQTEDGIRGFLVPRGTPGFTTQDIKQKMSLRASITSELYFDDVRLPDSARLPLAEGLRGPLSCLNEARFGILFGAVGAARDSIQAAIAYADSRVQFDKPISAFQLTQKKLADMTVSLGSAALLAVHLGRLKDQHRIRPEQISVGKLNNVREAIAIARECRTILGANGVSLEYSPLRHANNLESVLTYEGTSEMHTLVVGQAITGYPAFR, encoded by the coding sequence ATGAGCGGCAAGCCTCTGAAGAACCCCCTCGATCTGCTCGACATCGCCTTCGTCCTGACCGACGAGGAGCGCGAGATCCAGGCCACCGTCGGCAGGTTCCTCGCCGACCGGGTGCGCCCGCATATCGGCGAGTGGTTCGAGAACGCCCACTTTGCTCGCGAACTCGCCCCCGAACTGGGCAAGTTGGGTGTGCTCGGTATGCACCTCGAAGGGTACGGCTGCGCCGGCACCAACGCGGTCGGCTACGGTCTGGCCTGCCTGGAGCTGGAGGCGGCGGACTCCGGTTTCCGCAGCTTCGTCTCCGTGCAGGGCTCGCTGTCGATGTTCTCCATCTGGAAGTGGGGCTCGGAGGAGCAGAAGCTCCAGTGGCTGCCCCGGCTGGCCGCCGGTGAGGCGATCGGCTGCTTCGGCCTGACCGAGCCCGACTTCGGCAGCAACCCCTCCGGAATGCGCACCAGGGCCGTCCGGGACGGCGACGACTGGATCCTGAACGGTTCCAAGATGTGGATCACCAACGGCGGCATCGCCGATGTGGCCACCGTCTGGGCGCAGACCGAGGACGGCATCCGCGGCTTCCTCGTGCCGCGCGGCACGCCCGGCTTCACCACGCAGGACATCAAGCAGAAGATGTCGCTGCGCGCCTCGATCACCTCGGAGCTGTACTTCGACGACGTCCGGCTGCCGGACTCCGCGCGACTCCCGCTCGCGGAGGGCCTGCGCGGACCGCTGTCCTGCCTGAACGAGGCCCGCTTCGGCATCCTGTTCGGCGCGGTCGGCGCCGCCCGCGACTCGATCCAGGCGGCCATCGCCTACGCCGACTCCCGGGTGCAGTTCGACAAGCCGATCAGCGCCTTCCAGCTCACCCAGAAGAAGCTCGCCGACATGACCGTGTCCCTGGGCAGCGCCGCACTCCTCGCCGTACACCTGGGCCGGCTCAAGGACCAGCACCGCATCCGGCCCGAGCAGATCAGCGTCGGCAAGCTCAACAACGTCCGGGAAGCCATCGCCATCGCGCGGGAGTGCCGCACGATCCTCGGTGCCAACGGCGTATCCCTGGAGTACTCGCCCCTGCGCCACGCCAACAACCTGGAGTCCGTCCTCACCTACGAAGGCACCAGCGAGATGCACACCCTGGTCGTCGGTCAGGCGATCACCGGCTACCCGGCGTTCCGCTGA
- a CDS encoding CaiB/BaiF CoA transferase family protein produces the protein MSTQHNVPDGRADDPGASGRGALDGLRIADFSRVLAGPYATMLLADLGADVVKVERPGIGDDTRAWHPPAGHDGTSTYFLSVNRNKRSIVLDLTTEAGRAQARALVAESDVLVENFRPGTMERLGLGHKELRAQRPELVYCSISGFGSGAGAAIPGYDLLVQAVGGLMSVTGEAHGEPVKAGVALVDVITGLHASLGILAALRHRDATGQGQLVEVNLLGSLLSAMVNQASAFAVAGVVPGRMGNAHPSISPYETLPTADRPLALAVGNDRQFAALADVVGEPGLAVDDRFRTNADRVAHRAELRDILAKRLGAAGADHWSAVLLAAGVPAGPVNTLDEAFAFAHRLGLPGVVDIPAAPVDGEAGRPARQVAHPISLSGTPARYRLPPPGLGQHTAEILHGPSDRPSV, from the coding sequence GTGAGCACTCAGCACAACGTTCCGGACGGACGGGCCGACGATCCCGGTGCATCGGGGCGGGGCGCGCTCGACGGCCTGCGCATCGCCGACTTCTCCCGGGTTCTCGCCGGGCCCTACGCCACCATGCTCCTCGCCGACCTCGGCGCCGACGTGGTGAAGGTCGAGCGGCCGGGCATCGGGGACGACACCCGGGCCTGGCACCCGCCGGCGGGCCATGACGGCACGTCGACCTACTTCCTGAGCGTCAACCGCAACAAGAGGTCGATCGTGCTCGACCTGACCACGGAGGCCGGCCGGGCACAGGCACGCGCCCTGGTCGCCGAGTCCGACGTGCTGGTGGAGAACTTCCGGCCCGGCACGATGGAGCGGCTGGGCCTCGGCCACAAGGAACTCCGTGCGCAGCGCCCGGAGCTGGTCTACTGCTCGATCAGTGGCTTCGGCAGCGGTGCGGGCGCCGCGATCCCCGGGTACGACCTGCTCGTGCAGGCCGTCGGCGGCCTGATGAGCGTCACCGGGGAGGCGCACGGAGAGCCGGTGAAGGCCGGCGTGGCCCTCGTCGATGTGATCACCGGACTGCACGCCTCGCTCGGCATCCTGGCGGCCCTCCGGCACCGGGACGCCACTGGTCAGGGGCAGCTCGTGGAGGTGAATCTGCTCGGCTCACTGCTGTCGGCCATGGTCAACCAGGCGTCGGCGTTCGCTGTCGCCGGTGTGGTTCCGGGACGCATGGGCAACGCGCACCCGAGCATCTCCCCGTACGAGACCCTTCCCACCGCCGACCGTCCGCTCGCCCTCGCGGTGGGCAACGACCGGCAGTTCGCGGCGCTCGCCGACGTCGTCGGGGAACCCGGTCTCGCTGTCGACGACCGCTTCCGCACCAACGCCGACCGAGTCGCCCACCGTGCCGAACTCCGGGACATCCTGGCCAAGCGGCTCGGTGCCGCGGGCGCCGACCACTGGTCGGCCGTCCTGCTGGCCGCCGGGGTGCCCGCCGGACCGGTCAACACCCTCGACGAGGCCTTCGCCTTCGCCCACAGGCTCGGCCTGCCCGGCGTCGTCGACATCCCCGCCGCACCGGTCGACGGGGAGGCAGGCAGGCCCGCCCGGCAGGTCGCGCACCCCATCTCGCTGAGCGGGACACCCGCGCGGTACCGCCTGCCCCCGCCCGGCCTGGGCCAGCACACCGCGGAGATCCTCCACGGCCCGTCCGACCGTCCCTCGGTGTGA
- a CDS encoding YybH family protein, which produces MRTLPIAATAVLLTAGSLVGPTFVLQAETTNASPAASNSTATTTSADIGGARAAAKTPAQLLEFLGERIKAKDVDGIIALHEPEAAIVDYDGSIVRGHQEIREFYVEWFKSDPVLTVNPRQTVLAGGKRTGEKVRGRTAAIMGDYSLEQTGPDGTRESFTGNFCDTVQEQPNGTWLYVQDNPYPPHGSGTSAHH; this is translated from the coding sequence ATGCGCACGTTGCCGATCGCTGCCACGGCCGTTTTGCTGACGGCTGGGAGCCTCGTCGGCCCCACCTTCGTCCTCCAGGCCGAGACGACGAATGCGTCGCCGGCCGCGAGCAACTCGACTGCCACCACGACCTCCGCGGATATCGGCGGTGCGCGGGCCGCCGCCAAGACCCCCGCCCAGTTGCTGGAGTTCCTGGGCGAGCGGATCAAGGCCAAGGACGTGGACGGAATCATCGCTCTCCATGAGCCCGAAGCGGCGATTGTCGATTACGACGGATCGATTGTCAGGGGTCACCAGGAAATACGGGAGTTCTACGTCGAATGGTTCAAGTCGGATCCGGTGCTCACGGTCAACCCTCGCCAGACCGTGCTGGCGGGAGGCAAGCGCACAGGTGAGAAAGTACGTGGCCGTACGGCGGCCATAATGGGCGACTATTCCCTGGAGCAGACCGGGCCGGATGGTACCCGCGAGAGCTTCACCGGGAATTTCTGCGACACCGTACAAGAACAGCCGAATGGTACGTGGCTGTACGTCCAGGATAATCCCTACCCGCCCCACGGCAGCGGAACATCGGCCCACCACTGA
- a CDS encoding 3-deoxy-7-phosphoheptulonate synthase, producing the protein MNVTSLEVSRAPVARQQPQWEDPAQVEQVRDVLAALPPLVEAESLSGLRELLAGVAAGQAQLVQAGDCAEDPAECTAGDVERKAGLLDVLAGVMNAITHQPVVRVGRIGGQYAKPRSAHTEWAGGVEIPVYRGHMVNGPEPDPEARRADPRRLLAGYRAASQLMANLTPTPRARIEPAVWTSHESLLLDYEIPMLRRDREGRVALTSTHWPWIGERTRQLEGAHVALLAEVVNPVACKVGPRMTVPDLLGLCARLDPGREPGRLTLIARMGADATMDLLPPLVRAVRAAGHPVIWLVDPMHANTVTTAGGRKTRVVETIIREVTAFQVAVRTAGGIPGGIHLETTPDAVTECVDAHYDTDRIGEKYTTLCDPRLNPRQAVSVVSAWQAQMMTNRAEGEPCRA; encoded by the coding sequence TTGAACGTCACCTCGCTGGAAGTTTCGCGGGCCCCGGTGGCGCGGCAGCAGCCTCAGTGGGAGGACCCGGCACAGGTCGAGCAGGTCCGGGATGTGCTGGCGGCCCTTCCCCCGCTCGTGGAAGCCGAATCACTGAGCGGGCTCCGGGAGTTGCTCGCCGGGGTTGCCGCCGGGCAGGCGCAATTGGTGCAGGCGGGTGACTGCGCGGAGGATCCCGCGGAATGCACCGCGGGTGACGTGGAGCGGAAGGCGGGACTCCTCGACGTGCTCGCCGGCGTCATGAACGCGATTACTCATCAGCCGGTGGTGCGGGTGGGCCGGATCGGAGGCCAGTACGCCAAGCCACGGTCGGCGCACACCGAGTGGGCCGGCGGCGTCGAGATCCCGGTGTACCGAGGGCACATGGTGAACGGTCCGGAGCCGGACCCGGAAGCACGGCGGGCCGATCCCCGGCGCCTCTTGGCGGGCTACCGGGCGGCGAGCCAGCTCATGGCCAACCTCACCCCGACGCCGCGGGCGCGCATCGAGCCGGCCGTGTGGACCAGCCACGAGTCTCTGCTGCTCGACTACGAGATCCCGATGCTGCGTCGGGACCGGGAGGGTCGGGTCGCGCTCACTTCCACTCATTGGCCGTGGATCGGCGAGCGAACCCGCCAGCTCGAGGGGGCCCACGTCGCGCTGTTGGCAGAAGTGGTCAACCCGGTTGCCTGCAAGGTCGGGCCGCGAATGACCGTCCCCGACCTGCTCGGGCTGTGCGCGCGGCTCGACCCTGGACGGGAGCCGGGCCGACTTACCTTGATCGCTCGGATGGGTGCTGACGCGACCATGGATCTGCTGCCGCCGTTGGTCCGGGCCGTGCGCGCCGCCGGACACCCGGTGATCTGGCTGGTCGACCCCATGCACGCCAACACGGTGACCACCGCCGGGGGACGCAAGACCCGAGTCGTGGAGACGATCATCCGGGAGGTCACCGCGTTCCAGGTCGCCGTTCGCACAGCCGGCGGAATACCGGGCGGGATACATCTGGAGACCACCCCCGACGCGGTGACCGAATGCGTCGACGCCCACTACGACACCGACCGGATCGGTGAGAAGTACACGACGTTGTGCGACCCGCGACTCAACCCCCGCCAGGCAGTATCGGTGGTCTCGGCCTGGCAGGCGCAGATGATGACGAACCGGGCCGAGGGAGAACCGTGCCGGGCATAG
- a CDS encoding isochorismatase family protein, with product MPGIAPIPGYPLPTKGELPVNTARWTLDSRRAVLLVHDMQRYFLAPFPSSVRDPLVRHCALLRERCAALEVPVFYTAQPGGMTEQERGLLKDFWGPGMRVDPLDRLVVEELAPRPADRVLTKWRYSAFFRSDLLARMRDQDRDQLIICGVYAHVGVLVTAIEAFTNDIQPFLVADAVGDFSAEYHRLALDYAAARCSVVTTTEEVFR from the coding sequence GTGCCGGGCATAGCTCCGATCCCAGGCTACCCACTGCCGACGAAGGGCGAACTGCCCGTCAACACCGCGCGATGGACCCTCGACTCACGCCGGGCGGTGCTGCTCGTGCACGACATGCAGCGCTATTTCCTCGCACCGTTTCCCTCGTCGGTGCGTGACCCGCTGGTACGCCACTGTGCGCTGCTGCGGGAGCGCTGCGCCGCGCTCGAGGTCCCGGTGTTCTACACCGCGCAACCCGGTGGCATGACGGAGCAGGAGCGCGGCCTGCTGAAGGACTTCTGGGGTCCGGGCATGAGGGTGGACCCCCTCGATCGTCTGGTCGTCGAGGAGCTCGCACCCCGGCCGGCGGACCGGGTGCTCACCAAGTGGCGCTACAGCGCGTTCTTCCGCTCGGACCTGCTGGCGCGGATGCGCGACCAGGACCGCGACCAGCTGATCATCTGCGGCGTGTACGCGCACGTCGGCGTACTGGTGACGGCCATCGAGGCGTTCACCAACGACATCCAGCCGTTCCTGGTCGCCGACGCGGTTGGCGACTTCTCCGCCGAGTACCACCGGCTGGCCCTGGACTACGCGGCCGCTCGCTGCTCGGTGGTCACCACCACCGAGGAGGTCTTCCGATGA
- a CDS encoding anthranilate synthase family protein, producing the protein MNSPHLLDHVLGPNPGAFALLHRPETLGPDRMEILLGQVSTPARLADIPLADGTGRPGEARQEALVLVSHQQITERGFAAAEDGSPLLAMSVTDQGRIATSEALRRLPDEPIALTGGRFDTEDDAYADTVRAVLDNEIGTGEGSNFVIKRSFVATITGYSTRSALSLFRRLLTRETGAYWTFLVHTGTRTFVGATPERHVSLRDGVAAMTPISGTYRYPPTGPVLSEVMDFLTDGKETDELYMVLDEELKMMARVCRGGGRVVGPFLREMAWLAHTEYIIEGRSDLDPRDILRETMFAPTVTGSPLENACRVIARYEPRGRGYYGGVAALIGRDAGGARTLDSAILIRTADISTSDLDGSGHVEVGVGATLVRHSDPVAEVAETRTKAAGLLSALGADERLDEHPLVREALGRRNATIARFWLSDADSRAQPQPVLAGRRALIIDAEDTFSAMLAHQLRAIGLTVELTRFDAPHRFDDHDLVVLGPGPGDPREVDHPRMAHLTSAIEHLLSRRVPFLAVCLSHQLLCRHLGLGLRRREVPNQGTQREIDLFGSRERVGFYNSYVACGRAEQLEVPGVGEVRVSLDAGTGEVHALRGPHFSSVQFHLESVLTQDGERLLGELLAPLTETEEVLNA; encoded by the coding sequence ATGAACTCCCCTCACTTACTCGATCACGTGCTGGGACCCAACCCCGGCGCCTTCGCCCTTCTGCACCGCCCCGAGACCCTGGGCCCGGACCGGATGGAGATCCTGCTGGGCCAGGTCAGTACCCCGGCCCGGCTCGCCGACATCCCGCTGGCCGACGGGACCGGGCGGCCCGGCGAGGCCCGGCAGGAAGCGCTGGTCCTGGTGTCGCACCAGCAGATCACCGAGCGCGGCTTCGCCGCCGCTGAGGACGGCTCACCGCTGCTCGCGATGTCGGTGACCGACCAGGGCCGGATCGCCACGTCCGAGGCGCTGAGACGCCTGCCGGACGAGCCGATCGCCCTGACCGGTGGGCGTTTCGACACCGAGGACGACGCCTACGCCGACACGGTTCGCGCGGTGCTCGACAACGAGATAGGCACCGGAGAGGGCTCGAACTTCGTCATCAAGCGCTCGTTCGTCGCCACCATCACCGGGTATTCCACGCGCAGCGCACTGAGCCTGTTCCGCCGGTTGCTCACCCGCGAGACCGGCGCCTACTGGACCTTCCTCGTGCACACGGGCACTCGGACCTTCGTCGGCGCCACACCGGAGCGCCACGTCAGCCTGCGAGACGGCGTCGCGGCGATGACCCCGATCAGCGGCACCTACCGCTACCCGCCGACAGGACCGGTGCTGTCGGAGGTCATGGACTTCCTCACCGACGGCAAAGAGACCGACGAGTTGTACATGGTCCTGGACGAGGAACTGAAAATGATGGCCCGGGTCTGCCGGGGCGGAGGCCGAGTGGTGGGCCCGTTCCTGCGGGAAATGGCCTGGCTTGCGCACACCGAGTACATCATCGAGGGGCGCAGCGACCTCGATCCCCGGGACATCCTGCGGGAAACGATGTTCGCCCCCACAGTGACCGGCAGCCCGCTGGAGAACGCCTGCCGGGTGATCGCCCGCTACGAGCCGCGCGGCCGCGGCTACTACGGGGGCGTCGCGGCCCTCATCGGCCGGGACGCCGGCGGCGCGCGCACCCTGGACTCCGCCATCCTCATCCGCACCGCCGACATCAGTACCTCGGACCTCGACGGCAGCGGTCACGTCGAGGTGGGCGTGGGCGCAACGCTGGTCCGGCACTCCGACCCCGTCGCCGAGGTCGCCGAGACCCGCACCAAGGCCGCGGGCCTGCTTTCGGCGCTGGGCGCCGACGAGCGGCTCGACGAGCACCCGTTGGTCCGGGAAGCCCTGGGGAGGCGCAACGCGACGATCGCGCGCTTCTGGCTCAGCGACGCCGACTCGCGAGCACAGCCGCAGCCGGTGCTGGCCGGCCGCCGGGCGCTGATCATTGATGCCGAGGACACCTTCAGCGCGATGCTGGCCCACCAACTGCGCGCCATCGGGCTGACGGTGGAGCTCACCCGCTTCGACGCGCCCCACCGCTTCGACGACCACGATCTCGTCGTTCTGGGCCCCGGTCCCGGCGACCCGCGGGAGGTTGACCATCCCAGGATGGCCCACCTCACCTCGGCGATCGAGCACTTGCTGTCCCGGCGCGTCCCCTTTCTGGCCGTGTGCCTGAGCCATCAGTTGCTGTGCCGGCACCTCGGGCTCGGGCTGAGGCGCCGGGAGGTCCCGAACCAGGGCACCCAGCGCGAGATCGACCTGTTCGGCTCGCGGGAACGGGTGGGCTTCTACAACTCTTACGTGGCCTGCGGGCGAGCCGAGCAGTTGGAGGTGCCTGGCGTCGGCGAGGTGAGGGTCAGCCTGGACGCCGGCACGGGCGAGGTACATGCCCTGCGCGGGCCGCACTTCAGCTCGGTGCAGTTCCACCTCGAATCGGTGCTCACCCAGGACGGGGAGCGCCTCCTGGGAGAGCTGCTGGCGCCGCTGACGGAGACCGAGGAGGTACTGAACGCATGA